DNA sequence from the Streptomyces sp. HUAS 15-9 genome:
GACGGCGTACCGGTGTCCCACGGCGCGTGAACGCCCGCTAACCTGCGGAGCATGACCGTCTCTCTCGAAGTCGCCGAAGGCGTCGGTACGCTGCGCCTGGACCGGCCGCCCATGAACGCGCTGGACGTCGCCACCCAGGACCGGCTCAAGGAACTCGCCGAAGAGGCCACGCGGCGCGACGACGTGCGCGCCGTGGTGATCTACGGCGGCGAGAAGGTGTTCGCGGCGGGCGCGGACATCAAGGAGATGCAGGCCATGGACCACACCGCGATGGTCCTGCGCGCCCGCGCCCTTCAGGACTCCTTCACCGCCGTGGCCCGCATCCCCAAGCCCGTCGTCGCCGCCGTCACCGGCTACGCGCTGGGCGGGGGCTGCGAACTGGCCCTGTGTGCCGACTACCGCATCGCCGCCGACAACGCCAAGCTGGGCCAGCCGGAGATCCTGCTCGGCCTCATCCCGGGCGCGGGCGGCACCCAGCGGCTGCCCCGGCTCGTCGGCCCCTCCAAGGCCAAGGACCTCATCTTCACGGGCCGGATGGTGAAGGCCGACGAGGCCCTGGCGATCGGCCTGGTGGACCGGGTCGTCCCGGCCGCCGACGTGTACACCGAGGCCCACGCCTGGGCGGCCCGGCTGGCGCAGGGTCCGGCGATCGCGCTGCGCGCGGCGAAGGAGTCGATCGACACGGGGGTGGAGACGGACCTCGACACCGGTCTCGCCGTCGAACGGAACTGGTTCGCGGGCCTGTTCGCCACCGAGGACCGCGAGCGGGGCATGAAGAGCTTTGTGGAGGAAGGGCCCGGCAAGGCCAAGTTCCTCTGAGTTCCGCCGGGTTCCCGTACTTCGCCGGGTTTTCCGTGCAACCCCCTTGCAATTGACGTGACGTCTCACCCGGGTCCCTCGATGGGGCGGTTTATGGAAACCTTAAGGCAACCTTAAGCCTGTCTTGTCGAGGTGATCCGTCCCATGCCCGGATTCGGGCCGTCCGCGCAGGTGGGGTGTGCCGCCGACGCCACCGAAATGCCACCGGCATATGCCGACCGGATGGCCCGGAATAGGGGTTTCCGGGGGTCGTATTCCTCAGGAACGCCCACGGAGGGCGCTCCGGGCGGCCATGATGGGGGGCATGGCGGGGCTGGAGGGCATCGAACAGCCGCGGGGACACAGCCGTGCGGCCGCGGCGCGCTGGTCGCCCGCGGTCGAGGACGAACGGGCACTCAAAGCACTGGAGCTGTTCGGCAATCCGACGGAGGCCGAAGTCCCGCTGCCGTCCCGCCCCGAGTCCGCGGCCACCGCGCGCCGGCTCGCCCAGGTCGTCGTTCTGCGCCACTGGGGACTCACCCCGAAGATGACGGAGGACGCGGTCCTGCTCGTCTCCGAACTCGTCGGCAACGCCGTACGGCACACCGGCGCCCGCGTCTTCGGGCTCCGGATGCGCCGCCGCCGTGGCTGGATCCGCGTCGAGATCCGCGATCCCTCCCGCGGGCTGCCCTGTCTGATGCCGGTTCAGGAGCTGGACATCAGCGGCCGGGGGCTGTTCCTGGTGGACAAGCTGGCCGACCGATGGGGCGTCGATCTGCTGCCCCGGGGCAAGACGACCTGGTTCGAGATGAGGGTCGCCGACCGCTGAGCGCGCATGCGCGGAGGTGACGACCCGTACGGTTCCACCGAACGGGTCAATCGGCGGTTTTCTTACCCAATCGCCCTTAAATGGTGCGGGTGACCACGACCGACCGCCGCGGGGCGTTGCGGGCGGGGGCCGGGCTCGTCGCCGGGGGCGCCCTCGTCGGCGGATGCTCGTCCGCCACCGGCCCCGTCGCGCAGCCCACGCCCGCCAGAGCCGCCCCCTCGCGCACCCCCGCGAAGCCCACCCCCCTCGCCGCCCCCGCCCCGCGCGCCTTCCCCCGGCAGCCCGCGCAGATCACCCACGGCTCCCGCGACCACCCCCGCGTCGCACTCACCTTCCACGGCCAGGGCGACCCCGCGCTGGCCCACGCCCTGCTCACCGAGGCCGAGCGGCACGGCGCCCGGATCACCGTGCTCGCCGTGGGCACCTGGCTGGACGAGCAGCCCGAGATCGCCCGCCGGATCCTGGACGGCGGCCACGACCTGGGCAACCACACCCAGCGGCACGTCGCCGTCAACACCATGCCGGAGACCGGCGCCCGCGCCGAGATCACCGAGTGCGCGGACCGGCTGAGACGGCTCACCGGTTCGATCGGCACCTGGTTCCGCCCCTCCCGTGCCCCGACGGCCTCCCCGCTCGTTGTCCGGCTGGCCCGCGCCGCGGGCTACCCCCATGTGCTGTCGTACGACGTCGACTCGCTCGACTACACCCGGCCGGGCGCCCCCGCCGTCACCCGGAAGGTCCTGGCCGAGGTCCGAAACGGGTCCGTGGTGAGCATGCACTTCGGATACCCGGACACGGTCGCCGCCCTTCCCGCCGTACTCCAAGAACTCGACAGCCGCGGACTGCACGCGGTCACCACCACGGAGCTGCTGAGCTGATGCGTCCCACCAAAGCCGTCCGCGTCCTGGCCGCCGGCGCCGCCCTCGCCGCCCTGACGCTGCTGCCCGCGTGCAGCAGCGGGTCCGAGCGCCACGAGAACGAGGCCCTCGGCAGCAAGGCGCCCGCACCGCCCCAGAAGAAGCAACTGGTCGACGGACTGCCCGGGATGCCGCCCGTGCTCGACCCCCACGACGTCTACGCCGCCGACCGCCCCAACCTCTTCTCACCGGCTGTGAAGGACTTCCCGTCCCGGGTCTACGTCCCCAACACCAACTCCAACACCGTCTCCGTGATCGACCCGAAGACGTACAGGGTCATCGAGACGATCCCGGTCGGCTGGCAGCCCCAGCAC
Encoded proteins:
- a CDS encoding polysaccharide deacetylase family protein — encoded protein: MTTTDRRGALRAGAGLVAGGALVGGCSSATGPVAQPTPARAAPSRTPAKPTPLAAPAPRAFPRQPAQITHGSRDHPRVALTFHGQGDPALAHALLTEAERHGARITVLAVGTWLDEQPEIARRILDGGHDLGNHTQRHVAVNTMPETGARAEITECADRLRRLTGSIGTWFRPSRAPTASPLVVRLARAAGYPHVLSYDVDSLDYTRPGAPAVTRKVLAEVRNGSVVSMHFGYPDTVAALPAVLQELDSRGLHAVTTTELLS
- a CDS encoding enoyl-CoA hydratase/isomerase family protein encodes the protein MTVSLEVAEGVGTLRLDRPPMNALDVATQDRLKELAEEATRRDDVRAVVIYGGEKVFAAGADIKEMQAMDHTAMVLRARALQDSFTAVARIPKPVVAAVTGYALGGGCELALCADYRIAADNAKLGQPEILLGLIPGAGGTQRLPRLVGPSKAKDLIFTGRMVKADEALAIGLVDRVVPAADVYTEAHAWAARLAQGPAIALRAAKESIDTGVETDLDTGLAVERNWFAGLFATEDRERGMKSFVEEGPGKAKFL
- a CDS encoding ATP-binding protein, whose amino-acid sequence is MAGLEGIEQPRGHSRAAAARWSPAVEDERALKALELFGNPTEAEVPLPSRPESAATARRLAQVVVLRHWGLTPKMTEDAVLLVSELVGNAVRHTGARVFGLRMRRRRGWIRVEIRDPSRGLPCLMPVQELDISGRGLFLVDKLADRWGVDLLPRGKTTWFEMRVADR